The Lysinibacillus pakistanensis genome includes a window with the following:
- a CDS encoding helix-turn-helix transcriptional regulator — MKDTQYWRRKSEQCLKHSENSFEYRQLMIEALRTQINFDAYCCTLTDAHTLFSVGAVTEHSIEAIHQEIMELEYTIEDINKYEFLVRSGQHMGRLSDSTSQSFRYREVLKPNGFSDEIRAALIYQGQCYGFLTLFKRAESELPFFQDEDLALIEIVMPIMGERLKEFHHYIIEERLPTVEGEQGIVIIDKELRVLSSNTKAYELLSILRKYESLTEWQVPKPIQAICANLLADNYNTNTSLIVPIKDTGYIAIRASLMLTSLQEQQIALLINEASSREMLNFLIMAYNLTPREKEVVFEIIKGIPTKEIAYNLGISHYTVQDHLKVIFQKVNVSNRNELVWKIFSRFQLD, encoded by the coding sequence ATGAAGGATACACAATATTGGCGAAGAAAATCTGAACAATGCTTAAAGCACAGCGAAAATTCATTTGAATACCGCCAATTAATGATAGAAGCTCTACGAACACAAATAAATTTTGATGCTTATTGCTGTACTTTAACGGATGCACATACACTTTTTTCGGTAGGTGCAGTTACTGAACATTCAATAGAGGCTATTCATCAGGAGATTATGGAGTTGGAATATACTATTGAGGATATAAATAAATATGAATTCTTAGTACGTAGTGGTCAACACATGGGTAGGCTAAGCGATTCGACAAGTCAAAGCTTCCGCTATAGAGAAGTGTTAAAGCCTAATGGATTTAGTGATGAAATACGAGCTGCATTAATTTATCAAGGACAATGCTATGGTTTTTTAACATTGTTCAAAAGAGCGGAAAGTGAGCTGCCCTTTTTTCAAGATGAAGATCTAGCACTGATAGAAATAGTGATGCCAATTATGGGGGAAAGGTTAAAGGAGTTCCATCATTATATTATTGAGGAGCGGCTTCCAACTGTAGAGGGAGAACAAGGCATTGTAATTATTGATAAAGAGCTAAGAGTACTATCTAGTAATACAAAGGCTTACGAATTGCTATCAATTTTAAGAAAATATGAAAGCTTAACGGAATGGCAAGTACCTAAGCCTATTCAAGCAATATGTGCAAACCTACTTGCTGACAATTACAATACCAATACTTCTTTAATAGTGCCTATTAAGGATACAGGTTATATTGCTATTCGTGCATCACTCATGCTGACAAGCCTTCAAGAACAGCAAATTGCTTTATTAATAAATGAGGCATCATCGAGAGAAATGCTAAACTTTTTAATAATGGCTTACAACCTTACGCCGAGGGAAAAGGAAGTGGTATTTGAAATTATTAAAGGAATTCCAACAAAAGAGATTGCTTATAATCTTGGTATTTCACATTATACTGTACAGGATCACTTAAAGGTTATTTTTCAAAAAGTAAATGTCTCAAATCGAAATGAGCTAGTGTGGAAGATCTTTTCTCGATTCCAATTAGATTAA
- a CDS encoding winged helix-turn-helix domain-containing protein, whose amino-acid sequence MLRLMLSHYFYQFDITLLSHPGQIFHPSELYRLIWGEDSIGQTQATKVHISNLRKKLESIFENHAKILNVLGFGYELLFHQKDRLSMIRICYYFSRFFY is encoded by the coding sequence ATGCTCCGATTAATGTTGTCACATTATTTTTATCAGTTCGATATAACTCTTTTGTCACATCCTGGGCAAATTTTTCATCCATCTGAGCTTTATAGATTGATTTGGGGAGAGGACAGTATCGGACAAACCCAAGCAACAAAGGTTCATATCAGTAATCTCAGGAAAAAATTAGAATCCATTTTTGAGAATCATGCCAAAATTTTAAATGTACTAGGCTTTGGTTATGAGCTATTATTTCATCAAAAAGACCGTTTATCAATGATAAGAATCTGCTATTATTTTAGTAGATTCTTTTATTAA
- a CDS encoding GNAT family N-acetyltransferase — translation MRVELKPITKDDEPFLYEVYVSTRRKEIDSWGWSAEQIQHFLEMQWCAQQTSYRKQFPDASHCIILSDDKYVGRLLTENLPEHHHLIDISILPSFQGKGVGTFLITQLQQKAKEENKSVILQVFQTNPARDLYERLGFQVMSADEIYLKMRWQ, via the coding sequence ATGAGAGTAGAGCTTAAGCCTATTACGAAAGATGATGAGCCATTTCTCTATGAAGTCTATGTTTCTACTAGAAGAAAAGAAATAGATTCATGGGGATGGTCTGCTGAACAAATACAGCACTTTTTAGAAATGCAGTGGTGCGCACAGCAAACTTCATATAGGAAGCAATTTCCAGATGCAAGTCATTGTATTATTCTTTCAGATGATAAATATGTAGGTCGGTTGTTAACAGAAAACCTACCAGAACATCATCATCTTATTGATATCTCTATTTTGCCAAGTTTCCAAGGTAAAGGAGTAGGAACGTTTCTAATTACTCAACTTCAGCAGAAAGCAAAAGAAGAAAATAAATCAGTGATATTGCAAGTTTTTCAGACAAATCCTGCAAGAGACCTTTATGAGAGACTAGGATTTCAAGTAATGTCAGCTGATGAAATATATTTGAAAATGAGATGGCAATAA
- a CDS encoding metallophosphoesterase translates to MKKLLYVVIFFVFIVIFLYVNNHWLVVSKHVFESEKVPASFDGLRITQITDLQDALFGEQQEKLIAKVKTTNPDLIFITGDLIDSNRYDLERSLQAVRGLVKLADVYYVLGNHEVATNKVSEIYEVLSSLGVHILANESTVIERNGERLAIVGIEDPLMGRTTEDMLEMVNVQPDVLTILLAHRPEVFNTYVNYEIDLVFAGHAHGGQVRIPGIGGIFARGQGLFPKYTAGVYEENSTTMVVSRGLGNSSVPFRIFNLPEIVVMELKKK, encoded by the coding sequence TTGAAAAAATTATTATATGTAGTTATCTTTTTTGTTTTTATAGTCATTTTTTTGTACGTAAACAATCACTGGCTGGTTGTCAGCAAGCATGTATTCGAATCGGAAAAAGTGCCTGCTAGCTTCGACGGGCTACGCATTACCCAAATAACAGACCTTCAGGATGCTCTCTTTGGTGAACAGCAAGAGAAACTCATAGCAAAGGTGAAGACAACAAATCCCGACCTGATTTTTATTACAGGTGATTTAATTGACAGTAATCGCTATGATTTGGAGCGTAGCTTGCAGGCTGTTAGAGGATTAGTGAAACTAGCGGATGTCTACTATGTACTTGGAAACCATGAGGTAGCTACTAATAAGGTAAGTGAAATTTATGAGGTGCTTTCATCGTTAGGTGTACATATATTAGCCAATGAATCGACAGTTATTGAGCGCAACGGGGAGCGCTTAGCGATTGTTGGTATAGAAGATCCGTTAATGGGTAGAACAACAGAAGACATGCTAGAGATGGTAAATGTACAACCGGATGTTTTAACCATTTTATTAGCACATCGACCAGAAGTGTTTAATACGTATGTAAATTATGAAATTGACTTAGTGTTTGCAGGACATGCTCACGGTGGACAGGTCCGTATTCCCGGTATTGGTGGTATCTTTGCTAGAGGGCAGGGATTATTCCCAAAATATACAGCAGGTGTATATGAAGAAAATTCTACAACGATGGTCGTTAGCCGAGGACTAGGGAATAGTTCTGTACCTTTTCGAATTTTTAATCTACCGGAAATTGTCGTAATGGAATTAAAGAAAAAATAA
- the tatC gene encoding twin-arginine translocase subunit TatC, whose translation MDPYEDRKRKYLSPLDKKEAKPLTPVEAFVETPTETDQASVTDQPLFPMASLFEHITELRKQIIKGLVVFILFFIVVFSTINIWFPYVTRGHSLIILGPLEVVKFYMTISTTLAFGLSMPFLVHFLWIFVKPGLKEEESRFLGLYAPVMLVLFLMGVAFGYFVVNPLSYTFLVGIGAKNFDVMVSASEYMHFLVMTTVPLGLLFELPIVALFLSSIGVLTAESMKKIRGWSYIAMGIGSAVITPPDFISQLLVLVPMVILYEISIYLVKRIERKQIESTAQ comes from the coding sequence ATGGATCCATATGAAGACAGAAAAAGAAAATATTTAAGTCCTCTTGATAAGAAAGAAGCTAAGCCTCTCACACCTGTGGAGGCTTTTGTTGAAACTCCAACTGAAACTGATCAGGCGTCAGTGACGGATCAACCACTCTTTCCAATGGCTTCATTATTTGAGCATATTACAGAATTAAGAAAGCAAATTATTAAAGGACTTGTCGTATTTATTTTATTTTTTATTGTTGTATTCTCTACCATTAATATTTGGTTCCCTTATGTAACTAGGGGTCATTCACTTATTATTTTAGGTCCATTAGAGGTAGTCAAATTTTACATGACAATCTCTACCACACTTGCCTTTGGTCTTTCGATGCCATTTCTAGTTCACTTTTTATGGATCTTCGTAAAGCCAGGTTTAAAGGAGGAAGAAAGTCGCTTTCTTGGACTCTATGCACCTGTCATGCTTGTACTCTTTTTAATGGGTGTAGCCTTCGGTTATTTTGTTGTAAATCCACTTAGCTACACATTCCTTGTAGGCATTGGAGCCAAAAACTTTGATGTAATGGTGTCAGCAAGTGAATATATGCACTTCTTAGTTATGACCACAGTTCCCCTTGGACTACTATTTGAGTTACCTATTGTCGCCCTATTTTTATCATCCATTGGTGTACTCACAGCTGAATCTATGAAAAAAATCCGTGGCTGGTCTTATATTGCGATGGGTATCGGTTCGGCTGTCATTACCCCCCCTGATTTTATCAGTCAGCTGCTTGTACTAGTTCCAATGGTTATTTTATATGAAATAAGTATATATCTTGTGAAACGTATTGAACGGAAACAAATAGAAAGCACTGCGCAGTAA
- the tatA gene encoding twin-arginine translocase TatA/TatE family subunit, which produces MGGLGAIGVPGLIIILVIVLIVFGPKKLPEIGGAVGKTFAEFKKSTKGLIDDDDEQPKKAEKKSDAS; this is translated from the coding sequence ATGGGAGGACTTGGAGCAATTGGAGTACCTGGACTAATTATTATTTTAGTTATTGTTTTAATTGTATTTGGCCCGAAAAAACTACCGGAAATTGGCGGAGCTGTTGGTAAAACGTTTGCAGAGTTTAAAAAGTCCACAAAGGGGCTTATAGATGACGATGATGAGCAACCAAAAAAAGCAGAAAAAAAATCTGATGCTTCGTAG
- a CDS encoding GMC family oxidoreductase: MATTLPSVDVVTVGVGWTGGIVAAECSKAGLKVVGLERGQKRGTEDFMSIHDEYRYAIRYDIMQNLSKETISFRNNRNMKALPMRQLGSFLLGEGLGGSGTHWNGMTYRFLPYDFQIKTLTDKRYGPNKLGPDYLIQDWALTYDELEPYFDKFEKTAGISGDGKNPFSGKRSNPYPTGPMKMTPMLQQFEKATKKLKLSPYMVPSANVSEVYKNPDGETINACQYCGFCERFGCEYGAKSSAEITVVPTALKTGNFDLRYNSNVVEILKKGNKVTGVRYIDTISGEEFIQPANVVVLTSYVFNNAKLLMVSNIGERYDPATGKGTLGRNYCYQILPGAAGFFDEQFNTFMGAGSLGVSVDDYNGDNFDHSDLDFIHGGNIALTQTGTRPIVSNPTPPDTPTWGPEFKKQSIHYYTRSFGIGAQGASMPHKENYLSLDSTYKDAYGLPLIQLTYNFTDQDRALHKFISARAADIMKEMGAKTVVPNAEITDYNIVPYQTTHNTGGTVMSSKPEDGVVNNYLQHWNVENLFAVSAGNFAHNSGYNPTGTLGALAYRCAEGVVKYSKSGGSLV, encoded by the coding sequence ATGGCAACAACATTACCGAGCGTAGACGTTGTGACAGTCGGTGTAGGTTGGACTGGAGGCATTGTCGCTGCAGAATGTTCGAAGGCTGGATTGAAGGTCGTTGGCTTAGAGCGTGGGCAAAAACGAGGGACAGAAGATTTTATGAGTATTCATGACGAGTATCGTTATGCAATTCGATATGATATAATGCAAAACCTTTCAAAAGAGACAATCAGTTTCCGAAACAATCGCAACATGAAGGCATTACCTATGCGACAGCTTGGCTCCTTCTTACTTGGCGAGGGGCTTGGGGGTTCTGGCACACACTGGAACGGTATGACATATCGCTTCTTGCCCTACGATTTTCAAATTAAAACATTAACGGACAAGCGCTATGGCCCAAATAAACTCGGACCTGACTATCTAATTCAAGATTGGGCATTAACATACGATGAGCTGGAGCCCTATTTCGACAAATTCGAAAAAACAGCAGGTATTTCTGGCGATGGCAAAAACCCATTTAGTGGAAAACGCTCAAATCCTTATCCTACGGGTCCTATGAAAATGACGCCAATGCTTCAGCAATTTGAAAAGGCGACAAAAAAACTTAAGTTATCACCCTATATGGTTCCTTCTGCAAATGTATCAGAGGTTTATAAGAATCCTGATGGTGAAACGATTAATGCTTGTCAATATTGCGGCTTTTGCGAGCGCTTCGGCTGTGAATATGGGGCAAAGTCATCTGCAGAAATAACGGTTGTACCAACTGCCTTAAAAACAGGTAATTTTGATTTACGTTATAACTCCAACGTTGTAGAAATCCTCAAGAAAGGCAATAAAGTAACTGGTGTTAGATATATCGATACGATATCTGGAGAAGAATTTATACAACCTGCAAATGTCGTTGTTCTTACAAGTTATGTCTTTAATAACGCCAAGCTATTGATGGTCTCTAATATTGGAGAGCGTTATGATCCAGCAACGGGAAAAGGAACACTTGGAAGAAATTATTGCTATCAAATACTTCCTGGTGCTGCAGGATTCTTTGACGAGCAGTTTAACACATTTATGGGGGCAGGCTCACTTGGGGTGAGTGTTGATGACTATAATGGAGATAATTTCGACCATAGCGACTTAGATTTTATTCATGGCGGAAATATAGCACTGACGCAAACAGGCACACGCCCTATTGTTTCAAATCCAACTCCCCCTGATACACCCACATGGGGACCCGAGTTTAAAAAGCAGTCTATTCACTACTATACACGCTCATTCGGTATCGGTGCTCAAGGTGCTTCCATGCCACATAAAGAAAATTATTTATCTCTTGATTCGACCTATAAGGATGCTTACGGTTTACCTTTAATACAGTTAACGTACAATTTTACAGATCAGGATCGAGCACTTCATAAATTTATCTCGGCTCGTGCGGCTGACATTATGAAGGAAATGGGCGCAAAAACAGTTGTTCCAAATGCTGAAATCACTGATTACAATATTGTACCGTATCAAACAACACATAACACTGGCGGAACTGTTATGAGCTCAAAGCCAGAGGATGGGGTTGTCAATAATTATCTTCAGCATTGGAATGTAGAGAATCTATTTGCTGTGAGCGCAGGAAACTTTGCTCATAATAGCGGTTATAACCCTACTGGTACATTAGGTGCACTAGCATATCGATGTGCAGAGGGTGTTGTGAAATATAGCAAATCAGGCGGTTCATTGGTGTAA
- a CDS encoding gluconate 2-dehydrogenase subunit 3 family protein, which translates to MSSENNVSRRDFLKTTGIAAGTLVGGGIIGGLVGYNLPGKGTSTQEHGQHGTTNEALGSPKAKMFFMNQRDFNILSNATERIFPEDDLGPGAKGLDVPYFIDHQLAGQYGSNSKEYMHGPFAEGAPTQGYQSRLTRGEIFKQGIQKFESEAQKRYKKSFNDLDGKQMDEILTAFQKGEVQMSGVTSAFFFTLLRAATLEGAYSDPMYGGNKNMDGWRMKNFPGHQMAYISQIEDPKFQKIEPSSLGGH; encoded by the coding sequence ATGAGTTCAGAAAATAATGTTTCACGACGAGATTTTTTAAAAACAACAGGGATTGCAGCAGGTACATTAGTCGGTGGTGGAATAATCGGAGGACTTGTAGGCTATAACCTACCAGGCAAGGGAACTTCCACACAAGAGCATGGTCAGCATGGCACTACGAATGAAGCGCTTGGCTCACCAAAAGCAAAAATGTTCTTTATGAATCAGAGAGATTTCAATATTTTATCTAATGCTACTGAACGTATTTTTCCAGAAGATGATTTAGGTCCAGGAGCAAAAGGTTTAGATGTCCCTTATTTCATTGATCATCAGCTCGCAGGACAATACGGAAGTAATTCCAAAGAATACATGCACGGTCCGTTTGCTGAGGGGGCCCCAACTCAGGGTTACCAAAGTCGCCTAACACGCGGAGAGATTTTTAAGCAAGGAATCCAAAAATTTGAATCTGAAGCTCAGAAGCGCTACAAAAAAAGCTTCAATGATTTAGATGGCAAACAAATGGATGAAATTTTGACAGCCTTCCAGAAAGGTGAAGTACAAATGAGTGGAGTCACCTCTGCATTCTTCTTTACTTTATTGCGTGCAGCAACATTAGAGGGGGCATATTCTGACCCTATGTATGGTGGAAACAAAAATATGGATGGCTGGCGTATGAAGAATTTCCCTGGTCATCAAATGGCATATATATCACAAATTGAAGATCCGAAATTCCAAAAAATTGAGCCTAGTTCATTAGGCGGTCATTAA